The Gemmatimonas aurantiaca genomic sequence ACCGCCGGTTTTGGAGACCGGTGCTCTACCAATTGAGCTACGGACCTCCGGTGAGCGGCGAAGAATCGCTGCCCGCCAGTGAGACTCCTGTGTGACTCAGGGTGACCGACGGGAATCGAACCCGCAACCCCCGGAACCACAATCCGGTGCTCTAACCGATTGAGCTACGGCCACCATGACCGATCGAGCCGTACGCCACAGCGATGCAGCGACTTCTGCAATCGGGACTCCCGGTGACACACCACCCACCGACGAGCGGCGGGCGGAGTTCTACGGGAGACGCAAACGGTAACCGGTCGAACGACTGATTTCAAGCGGGGGCGCGCAGGAAGTTCGATGCGCCCACACATGTCAGTCCGACTCAGTCCTTCGCGCGATCGAGGTACTCGCCGGTGCTCGGATTCACGCGCACGCGGGTGCCCTGTTCGATGAATTCCGGCACGTTCACCGTCACACCGTTCTCGAGCTTCGCCGGCTTCGACGAGGCCGTCTTCGTGGCCCCACGCACCACCGGCGTCGTCTCGACGATCTCGAACACCAGCGAATTCGGCAACTGAATGCCGATCGGCCGGCCGTTGTAATACTCCGCCAGGATCTTCATCCCCGGCTGCATCCACGGCGCCGAATCGCCCAGCGACTCTTCGTCCATTTCGAGCTGGTCGTAGTTCTCGCTGTTCATGAAGTGGTACGAATCCCCACCCTGATACAGGAACTCCAGTTCGTGCGTTTCCATGTCCGCCTTCACGATCGTGTCGGCCGCACGGAAACGATGTTCGAAGCTCGACCCGGTGCGCAGGTTCTTCAGCTTCGCCTGCACCATCGCGCGCAGGTTCCCCGGCGTGTGATGCCGGAATTCAACGACACGGCACGGATCGCCTTCGAAGACGAGAACCATGCCACGGCGGATCTGGGTTGCGGAAAAAGCCATATCGATCGAGCGGCGAACAGGTAGAGAAGTTGGTCCAGCCTCGATACTTACTGCGTTCGGGGACGTTTTGGAAGTGTGTCCGCCGCCAGCGGGACGATGCCCAGATCCATCAGCGTCGGTTCGAGGCTGCCCCACACGGCATCGGCGACCCGTTGGGCCCCCACCACATTGGGGTGGATCCCGTCGGCCTGATTGAGCGCCGGCACGCCCGCGACCCCCTCCAGCAGAAACGGCCACAGCGCCACGACGGCCACCCGGGCCGCCCGCTCGTAGGCCGCGTGAAAACGCGTCGTATAACGCTGACCGAGGTTCGTCGGCGCCTCCATCTGGATCAGCACGACCCGGGCCGCCGGCTGATACTCGTGCACGGCGTCCACCAGCTTCACCAGATTGACGTAGGTCGAATCGGGGTCCACTCCCCGGAGCCCGTCATTGGCCCCCACCTCCAGCACCACCAGCGCCGCCGGCTGGTCCAGCACCCAGGCCGCGCGACGGAGCGCACCGGCCGACGTCTCCCCGCTCAACCCCGCGTTCACGATCCGCACGGCGTACCCGGCCGAATCCGCCTTGGCCTGCAACCGCGCCGGATAGGCCTGCTCCGGCGCCACCCCCAGACCGGCCGTGAGACTGGTGCCCAGAAACACCACCCGCGGGATGCCCCCGCCCCCGTCCCTGCGGGAAGCGGCGCCATCCGTGCCCCGCGGTGTATTCTCCGCGACGGCACCTCGGCTGGCATCCGCTCCCACACCGGCGCCTGAATCCCCGGAGGCGCCACGCCCGTTGGCAGAGGTGTCCCCTTTGCCTCCGCACGCGAGCAGGGCCAGCGACACGCCCGCGGCCAGCACCCGGCCAGCGCGTCGCCGTTCCCGCCGTCCGACCCACTGCTCGACCCGCCGTCCGATCCAACGAACCTCTGCTTGCCAACGCATGCTTGTTGCCCGTGGCCTTACCAAAGAGTACCTGAGTGGTTCGCAGCCCCTCACGGTGCTGCGCGATGTGACCTTCGACGTGCCGGCGGGTGCCTTTGTTTCCATCGTCGGACCATCCGGCAGCGGCAAGACGACCCTGCTGGGCCTGCTCGCCGGTCTGGATACCCCGTCACGCGGCACGGTGTCCCTCGATGGCGTCGATTTCAGCGCGCTCGATGAAGATCAGCGGGCCCGCCTGCGCGGGGAGAAAGTTGGATTCGTCTTCCAGAGCTTTCAATTGATCCCCACCCTCACCGCACTCGAAAACGTGCAGGTGCCTCTGGAACTCGCCGGACGCGTGGGCGTGCGCGAGGCCGCCACGCGGGCCCGCGACCTGCTCGAGCGCGTGGGCCTGGGGGATCGGGTGCACCACTT encodes the following:
- a CDS encoding arylesterase, producing MRWQAEVRWIGRRVEQWVGRRERRRAGRVLAAGVSLALLACGGKGDTSANGRGASGDSGAGVGADASRGAVAENTPRGTDGAASRRDGGGGIPRVVFLGTSLTAGLGVAPEQAYPARLQAKADSAGYAVRIVNAGLSGETSAGALRRAAWVLDQPAALVVLEVGANDGLRGVDPDSTYVNLVKLVDAVHEYQPAARVVLIQMEAPTNLGQRYTTRFHAAYERAARVAVVALWPFLLEGVAGVPALNQADGIHPNVVGAQRVADAVWGSLEPTLMDLGIVPLAADTLPKRPRTQ
- a CDS encoding ABC transporter ATP-binding protein: MLVARGLTKEYLSGSQPLTVLRDVTFDVPAGAFVSIVGPSGSGKTTLLGLLAGLDTPSRGTVSLDGVDFSALDEDQRARLRGEKVGFVFQSFQLIPTLTALENVQVPLELAGRVGVREAATRARDLLERVGLGDRVHHFPQQLSGGEQQRVALARAFVNEPRILFADEPTGNLDGATGERIVELLQALNRERGCTIVLVTHDAALAARTQRTIRLRDGVIVEDLRHDQDVA
- the efp gene encoding elongation factor P, coding for MAFSATQIRRGMVLVFEGDPCRVVEFRHHTPGNLRAMVQAKLKNLRTGSSFEHRFRAADTIVKADMETHELEFLYQGGDSYHFMNSENYDQLEMDEESLGDSAPWMQPGMKILAEYYNGRPIGIQLPNSLVFEIVETTPVVRGATKTASSKPAKLENGVTVNVPEFIEQGTRVRVNPSTGEYLDRAKD